The DNA segment ACCCATCCAAATGATCATTCCCTTTTGAGTATGAAGATTGGGGATTGCTGGTAACTTACAGCCGTGTTTTCTCATGTTAAAAGCCTGTGTCCCTGCTGCTACAACCTGTCCCAGGGGACTTGGGAAAAGAAGCTGGTCCCCATATTACAACACTTTACAGCAGAGCCATCAAGATGACGGGAGAATTAAAAGACCATGTGACCTCCCAAAGCTCTTACCAGCCCCCTGAGCACCTTGATCTCTCATTGGGTGTATGGCTTGCAGATGATTATTTTTCAACCAATGAGCTTAGAGCTCTTGAGGCCAGAGGCTGGCCTTCCGTAACTTGCAGTTTCCGCTAACCTCACAGGATATCCGGTAGTTTCTCATTTTCTCCACCTCCACGCTTGGGCGCCGTCACAGACGTCTGCGCAGACTCAGACTGTGTGGCTCCTCCGGAGACTTCATTTTGGGTGTGAGGCCCCCACCTCTGCCCTTCCCACCATGCCCTGTGCCTAAACCCTGCCCCACAGTCCTCCATGAGCTGCCGTCCTGTGACCTGCTGCCGCTGCTGTGGGCTTCAGCTTTAATGCAGCTTAGCACAACTCCTGGTCCCCGTGTGTCCCATGTGACATGGCCTACTTCAGCTATCAAGACTGGGCTGAAGGTGACTTGTGCACCAGAGCTGGTAGCAATGAAGACTTGGACCTGAGGGAACAATTTATCATAGTAGTTCTGTTTTTTCTTGAGTGGCTTGTCTTTGTGGGAGTTATAGGCTTCTTAACATTCCAGATAATCTTGCGAATCATTTGGCAAaatgaggaggagcaggaggtggATGACATCACCATGTTGCAGAAGCCTCCACCCATCAATGAAGAGCAGCAGCAAGAAGAGGAGGTAGATGAATATGAATTGAATGAGTATGCAGACGATGACGTATTtgagttcaagttcagtgagaattTCTATGAGGACTTGGACTTCATGGAGAACATGAATGAAGAGGAtagcgaggaggaggaggaggaggaggatgacgaCATTGATGACGGCGATGATTCAGGAACTTCAAGTGTCTGTGAGTTATGGTTATGTTTTGCTCCCCATTCTAGATTATGATAGAATTTTTTCTTCACTGTTATCTAATGGAAAGACCTTATTCTTAGTATGGTTGAGCACCACAAGTGTCACGTGGACGGCAGGCACTACACTGGGATGTGAAGCCTTGCAAAAGAGGCTATGGGCAGGGGAATGGGAAGGTGACTACACAGGAGAGGGATTACCAGGCTGGGAGGCATAGAACCCCACAAACAAGGCAGCATCTCAGAAGGCAGAACAGTGAGCAGCCTACACTGAAGGGCAAGAGGGCCAGACATCTGCAGATGGCTGGAGTCCAGCCAGACTGAGTTTGTGCAGCTGCAGACGCAGAGTGGCACTCAATTCCTCCACCCTTGCTGCTGCTTTTAACACTTCTGCCTCAATGCTCAGAACGTGTCAGTCTTGATTAACTGATGGTCCAATTTCTGGAAACTTGGAGTCCAGTGTGCTCAAA comes from the Peromyscus maniculatus bairdii isolate BWxNUB_F1_BW_parent chromosome X, HU_Pman_BW_mat_3.1, whole genome shotgun sequence genome and includes:
- the LOC143270897 gene encoding uncharacterized protein LOC143270897, with translation MAYFSYQDWAEGDLCTRAGSNEDLDLREQFIIVVLFFLEWLVFVGVIGFLTFQIILRIIWQNEEEQEVDDITMLQKPPPINEEQQQEEEVDEYELNEYADDDVFEFKFSENFYEDLDFMENMNEEDSEEEEEEEDDDIDDGDDSGTSSVCVTVNRFLKEEVKYKMYYNFHDLDVLESPSVVTDEPTACECDTSDEAFEGIADEEHWGKEENGDLEGWFYKNWDYQDRNSPEC